Proteins from one Natrinema salinisoli genomic window:
- a CDS encoding DoxX family protein, which produces MAFESGIGAVLLLVGRLLFGGLLVFQGLNHFMQTDMMAGYAESKGVPAARFGVVASGVMLVLGGLGIILGVYPVIAAGMLAVFFLAVTPFMHDFWAVPEDQQQNEMTHFLKNVELLGVSLLVLVLAGETWGYALNIGL; this is translated from the coding sequence ATGGCGTTCGAGAGCGGGATCGGTGCGGTACTTTTGCTCGTCGGTCGGTTGCTCTTCGGCGGACTCCTCGTCTTTCAGGGGCTGAACCACTTCATGCAAACGGACATGATGGCCGGCTACGCGGAATCGAAGGGCGTCCCTGCGGCGCGGTTCGGCGTCGTCGCGTCGGGAGTCATGCTCGTCCTCGGCGGACTCGGTATCATCCTGGGAGTCTACCCCGTGATCGCCGCGGGAATGCTGGCGGTGTTCTTCCTCGCCGTCACGCCGTTCATGCACGACTTCTGGGCCGTTCCGGAGGACCAGCAGCAAAACGAGATGACCCACTTCCTCAAGAACGTCGAACTGCTGGGGGTCTCCTTGCTCGTATTGGTTCTCGCCGGCGAAACCTGGGGCTACGCCCTGAATATCGGACTATAA
- a CDS encoding cob(I)yrinic acid a,c-diamide adenosyltransferase, translating to MSIYTGRGDDGDTDLRDMTRVSKASPRIEAYGTVDELNALIGTVRPTDHDDINERLSTIQNHLHVVQADFANPDPDEDDPAIRPEHVDTVEDWIDEYDEELEPLTSFVLPTGSEHGAALHHSRTVCRRAERRAVALAAEEQINEDAVQYLNRLSDGLFTLARVVNARDGEPEEAPDY from the coding sequence ATGTCGATCTACACCGGTCGCGGCGACGACGGAGACACGGACCTTCGGGACATGACCCGCGTTTCGAAGGCGAGCCCCCGAATCGAGGCCTACGGAACGGTCGACGAGCTCAACGCCCTGATCGGGACGGTTCGACCGACCGACCACGACGACATCAACGAGCGACTCTCGACGATCCAGAACCACCTCCACGTCGTGCAGGCGGACTTCGCGAACCCCGATCCCGACGAGGACGACCCCGCCATTCGCCCCGAACACGTCGACACCGTCGAGGACTGGATCGACGAGTACGACGAGGAACTCGAGCCCCTGACCTCGTTTGTTCTCCCGACGGGCAGCGAACACGGAGCGGCGCTCCACCACAGCCGGACGGTCTGCCGGCGGGCCGAACGGCGAGCGGTCGCACTGGCTGCTGAAGAGCAGATCAACGAGGACGCGGTCCAGTACCTCAATCGCCTCTCGGACGGGCTATTTACCCTTGCTCGCGTGGTCAACGCTCGAGACGGCGAACCGGAGGAAGCACCCGATTACTAG